Proteins encoded together in one Pseudomonadota bacterium window:
- a CDS encoding SpoVR family protein, whose translation MKRNPYCGPLEQLAYDQGLDFYPVEFELVPPSFMMEVAVYGFPVRMPHWSFGVRYIYQLVQHRMGHSKIFEVVFPGNPGRAYLANTNTIQENALVIAHVLGHADFSKNNLLFQRAQEQAGYHVVEQAAAHALHIENAASAHGQKRVEMVLDAALALEQHIDDNQTLSRPPYPAHAAAEDPPPAEGFRKRFTSLPGEALRKVSGHEHVHAPVPPHPEYDLLWFIAHYAPEMEDWERDIFLAVREESFYFYPVFSCQIMNEGWASYWHARLLREARFLPNDLYLDALRAHSDVVRPFAGEHEIALQINPYHLGFVLWDRLVEDRGLDKARRIMREEDDFSFVHNYLDEELAAELGLFSYSAKRCGEIKVNDADINAIREQILSPRYHFGAPRIGVTQLRTDGTLNLKHDAIADGRGLDSEYARKVLEYVHCVWRRPVEMHTLDERNRETVIKVGIKSH comes from the coding sequence ATGAAGCGCAATCCCTACTGCGGTCCATTGGAGCAACTCGCGTACGATCAGGGGCTTGATTTTTATCCCGTTGAGTTTGAGTTGGTACCCCCGAGCTTCATGATGGAGGTCGCTGTCTATGGATTTCCCGTGCGCATGCCGCACTGGTCCTTCGGGGTGCGGTACATCTATCAGTTGGTTCAGCATCGCATGGGGCATTCAAAGATTTTCGAGGTGGTCTTCCCGGGAAATCCGGGACGCGCCTATCTTGCGAACACCAATACGATTCAGGAAAACGCCTTGGTGATCGCGCACGTGCTGGGACACGCGGATTTTTCAAAAAACAATCTTCTGTTTCAGCGTGCGCAGGAGCAAGCCGGGTACCATGTGGTCGAGCAAGCCGCGGCGCACGCGCTGCATATCGAAAACGCTGCTTCGGCCCATGGCCAAAAGCGGGTGGAAATGGTGCTTGATGCGGCGCTCGCACTGGAACAGCATATCGACGACAATCAAACCTTGTCGCGGCCGCCGTATCCGGCGCATGCCGCCGCCGAGGATCCGCCTCCCGCCGAGGGATTTCGAAAGCGATTCACCTCGCTACCGGGCGAGGCCCTACGGAAAGTCAGCGGCCACGAACATGTGCATGCTCCCGTTCCCCCTCATCCCGAGTATGACCTACTGTGGTTTATCGCGCACTATGCCCCGGAAATGGAGGACTGGGAACGCGATATTTTTCTCGCCGTGCGCGAGGAATCGTTCTATTTCTACCCGGTATTTTCCTGTCAGATCATGAACGAAGGATGGGCGTCCTATTGGCATGCGCGTTTGCTCAGAGAAGCGCGTTTTCTGCCGAACGACCTTTACCTAGACGCGCTCCGGGCCCATTCCGACGTCGTTCGTCCGTTCGCCGGAGAACACGAGATCGCACTGCAGATCAATCCCTATCATCTCGGGTTCGTTCTGTGGGATCGCCTCGTCGAGGACCGCGGGTTGGATAAAGCCCGCAGGATCATGCGGGAAGAAGATGACTTTAGCTTCGTGCATAATTATCTTGACGAGGAGCTGGCGGCGGAGCTAGGACTGTTCAGCTATAGCGCCAAACGCTGCGGCGAGATCAAAGTCAATGATGCGGATATCAACGCAATCCGCGAACAGATCTTGTCCCCGCGGTATCATTTCGGCGCGCCGCGGATCGGAGTGACGCAGCTACGGACCGACGGCACCTTGAATCTCAAGCACGACGCCATCGCGGACGGACGCGGACTCGATAGCGAGTACGCCCGCAAGGTGCTCGAATACGTCCACTGCGTTTGGCGCCGGCCTGTCGAGATGCACACGCTCGATGAGCGCAACAGGGAAACCGTCATTAAGGTTGGAATCAAAAGTCACTAA
- a CDS encoding DUF444 family protein translates to MNKDQHRERIPQSKDTEWYDLFSRGARDWLRHNEKIRDSVKQRLPELIAGSDVISRPDNRTLRVPVKLLEHYRFRLKDSDQRDGVGQGQPGKVKAGDILRPARGLFDSAGRQAGNEPGGVQLLLEFKVDDIVDWLWEELELPNLEPRPGETLIDEQLVREGWDRRGARSRLDRRRTLKEAIKRRSVQDDAPDFTNEDLRFRQLAKRQRPAMNAVVFFLLDASSSMEEADRKLAKAFFFWVLQGLRRQYLNISTVFIAHTATAWEFSEEEFFKVTAQGGTQASSGFALALEILETRFHPSRYNTYLFYASDGDNFIEDREPSEAALEKVAAAGNFVGYVEIAQTLSDALDTQMSALFQSLLNRGLRVGSYVVGGQEDIWPGIKNFFNHQAQHGTP, encoded by the coding sequence ATGAACAAGGATCAGCACCGCGAGCGAATCCCGCAATCCAAGGACACGGAGTGGTACGATTTGTTTTCACGCGGGGCCCGCGACTGGCTGCGGCACAACGAAAAGATCCGCGACAGCGTTAAGCAACGCCTGCCCGAGCTGATTGCCGGTTCCGACGTGATCTCCCGTCCCGATAACCGTACGCTGCGGGTGCCCGTAAAGCTTTTAGAGCATTACCGCTTCCGCCTGAAGGACTCGGATCAAAGAGACGGCGTTGGGCAAGGGCAACCGGGTAAGGTGAAGGCCGGAGACATCTTGCGGCCGGCGCGTGGACTCTTCGACAGCGCCGGCAGGCAAGCCGGGAACGAACCGGGCGGCGTCCAGTTGCTGCTCGAATTCAAGGTTGACGATATCGTTGATTGGCTCTGGGAGGAGCTTGAACTTCCGAACCTTGAGCCGCGGCCCGGGGAAACGCTGATCGATGAGCAACTCGTACGCGAAGGCTGGGATCGGCGCGGCGCCCGCTCGCGTCTGGATAGACGGCGCACCTTGAAAGAGGCGATCAAACGCCGCTCGGTCCAAGATGATGCGCCCGATTTCACCAATGAGGATCTGCGTTTTCGGCAACTCGCGAAACGCCAGAGGCCGGCAATGAACGCCGTTGTCTTCTTTCTATTGGACGCCTCCTCAAGTATGGAGGAGGCCGACCGCAAGCTCGCCAAGGCTTTCTTCTTCTGGGTTCTGCAGGGTCTGAGGCGCCAATATTTGAATATAAGTACAGTATTTATCGCCCACACAGCGACCGCATGGGAGTTCTCCGAGGAGGAGTTCTTCAAAGTCACCGCCCAGGGCGGTACCCAGGCCTCGAGCGGTTTCGCTTTGGCGCTGGAAATACTGGAGACGCGATTCCACCCGAGCCGTTACAACACGTATCTGTTCTACGCCTCCGACGGCGATAATTTTATCGAGGATCGCGAGCCATCGGAGGCTGCCTTGGAGAAAGTAGCCGCGGCCGGAAATTTCGTCGGCTACGTCGAGATCGCGCAAACCTTGTCGGACGCCCTCGACACTCAGATGAGCGCCCTATTTCAGAGTTTGCTAAACCGGGGGCTACGCGTCGGGAGCTATGTGGTCGGGGGGCAGGAAGATATCTGGCCCGGCATAAAAAATTTCTTCAACCACCAAGCACAGCACGGCACTCCCTAG
- a CDS encoding serine protein kinase — MTTDPRGQFLESLTAFTQEHRAKHWEGDFREFLQDILPQQPERFTRNSHQYLWSMLRRTGIKERENGNDARPHGLFTDELFGITDALERIADYFKAASAGSEVGRRLLLLLGPPSGGKSTMVILLKRGLEEYSHTDAGALYAIKGCPVNQSPLHLIPHTLRGNFRETYGVEIAGELCPFCRVRLADEFAGDFMRFPVQRIFISEAGRSGIGTYAPHDPTTADIADLVGSVDLSKVSRFGDEGDPRAWSWSGAVYAASRGILEMIEILKVKREFLYLLLTLTQEKNVKVSRFPLIYLDETILAHTNLAEFQKFLQERENEALLDRMVIIKVPYTVSYQDESRIYTKLISSAPNFREVHLDPHALDSAAIFAVLTRLHKSEREGLDLSKKARLYTGEQVEGVSLAEVDRIRAETPEEGMSGVSPRFVINALSKAITKSEARSLTSMEVLLALKDAIESDARMDAKQKRQWLDFLVVARKDFYNRWVKEDVHKALFASFEQEAQSLLDKYLDEVEATLDHREITDPITGERRSPDERFQRAVEEKINISDSGKLSFRQEVVRKAMVAYKQGEKFTLDSHARLHEAIEQYLFEERRDVLRLVASTTRPDEVAKQKISAVHQRLVDEYGYDEHSAKEALNYVTTLLSQE, encoded by the coding sequence ATGACCACGGATCCGCGGGGACAGTTTCTCGAATCGCTGACGGCTTTCACACAAGAGCACCGGGCGAAACATTGGGAAGGCGATTTCAGAGAGTTTCTACAGGACATTCTACCGCAACAGCCTGAGCGCTTTACGCGCAACAGTCACCAGTACCTTTGGAGTATGCTGCGCCGTACCGGGATCAAGGAACGCGAGAACGGCAACGACGCGCGGCCCCACGGTCTATTCACGGATGAGCTTTTCGGCATTACGGATGCGCTCGAACGCATAGCCGATTACTTCAAAGCCGCGAGTGCAGGCTCGGAGGTCGGGCGCCGTTTGTTACTGCTCTTAGGACCGCCTTCGGGTGGAAAGTCCACGATGGTGATCCTGTTGAAACGCGGCCTGGAAGAATATAGTCATACCGACGCCGGAGCGCTCTATGCCATCAAGGGATGTCCGGTCAATCAGAGCCCTCTTCATCTTATCCCGCACACGCTTCGAGGCAACTTCCGGGAGACCTATGGGGTAGAGATCGCGGGGGAGCTTTGTCCGTTCTGCCGCGTTCGTCTCGCGGACGAGTTTGCCGGCGATTTCATGCGTTTCCCGGTCCAGCGTATTTTCATCTCGGAAGCGGGCCGATCCGGGATCGGGACCTATGCGCCCCATGATCCCACCACCGCGGATATCGCCGATTTGGTGGGCTCCGTCGACCTATCGAAGGTCAGTAGGTTCGGCGACGAAGGTGATCCGCGCGCCTGGTCCTGGTCGGGAGCCGTCTATGCCGCCAGCCGCGGGATCTTGGAGATGATTGAGATTCTTAAAGTAAAGCGGGAATTTCTCTATCTACTACTGACTCTGACGCAAGAGAAGAACGTCAAGGTGTCCCGTTTCCCGTTGATTTACCTCGATGAGACCATTCTGGCGCACACCAACCTCGCGGAATTTCAAAAATTCCTGCAGGAACGGGAGAATGAAGCCTTGTTGGATCGCATGGTCATCATCAAGGTGCCGTATACCGTGTCGTACCAAGATGAAAGCCGAATCTATACGAAGCTAATCTCTTCGGCGCCCAACTTCCGGGAGGTGCATCTCGACCCCCATGCCCTTGATAGTGCCGCTATTTTTGCGGTCCTGACGCGTTTGCATAAATCCGAGCGCGAGGGTTTGGATCTCAGCAAGAAAGCACGCCTCTACACCGGAGAACAGGTGGAAGGGGTGAGCCTGGCCGAAGTGGACCGCATCCGCGCTGAGACGCCGGAAGAAGGCATGTCGGGCGTCAGTCCACGATTCGTGATCAACGCCCTCTCGAAAGCGATCACGAAAAGCGAGGCGCGCAGCCTGACCAGCATGGAAGTCCTGCTCGCATTGAAAGACGCGATCGAATCCGATGCCCGCATGGACGCCAAGCAGAAACGCCAGTGGCTGGATTTTTTGGTGGTTGCGCGCAAGGATTTTTACAACCGCTGGGTCAAGGAAGACGTGCATAAGGCCTTGTTTGCCTCCTTCGAGCAAGAAGCGCAATCCTTGCTGGATAAGTATCTCGATGAGGTGGAGGCGACGCTCGATCACCGTGAAATCACCGATCCGATCACGGGTGAACGCAGATCGCCCGATGAACGGTTCCAGCGCGCCGTGGAAGAGAAGATTAATATCTCGGACTCCGGCAAGCTGTCCTTTCGTCAGGAGGTGGTGCGTAAGGCGATGGTCGCATATAAGCAAGGCGAAAAGTTCACGCTCGACAGTCACGCGCGGCTTCACGAAGCGATCGAGCAGTATCTATTCGAGGAACGCCGCGACGTGCTCCGGCTTGTCGCCTCGACCACCCGTCCGGACGAAGTTGCGAAGCAAAAGATATCGGCCGTGCATCAACGCTTAGTCGACGAATACGGCTATGATGAGCACAGCGCTAAAGAAGCGTTGAATTACGTAACCACCTTGTTGTCTCAGGAATGA
- a CDS encoding aminotransferase class V-fold PLP-dependent enzyme has translation MRIIRDPYPQIDASLWRDEFPLTKNTIYLNHAGIAPWPRRAAEAVKTFAEHNVHHGASNYSHWLETERRIREQLRQLINAPSSDDIALLKNTSEGLSFVASGIAWSAGDNIVISAEEFPSNRIPWEALQARGVAVRPIELLNDHPCPEQPLLDACDRRTRLLAISSVQYASGFRVDLDLIGAHCRKHGILLCVDAIQTLGALNFDVSACHADFVAADAHKWMLGPEGIALFYVNSAIRDEIALSEFGWHMTQDPNDFDRKDWLPADSARRFECGSPNLLGVHALSASLSLLHEIGMAAISRIVLNNTSYLTDLIILHHDLELCSPAHLAHQSGIVSFRHRRVPSESLYRKLRAEGVVCAIRGGAIRFSPHFYTPRDQLDRALELVTDR, from the coding sequence ATGCGCATTATACGAGATCCGTATCCTCAAATAGATGCGTCCCTGTGGCGGGACGAGTTCCCCCTCACAAAAAATACCATTTATTTAAACCACGCGGGTATTGCGCCGTGGCCCCGGCGTGCCGCCGAAGCGGTAAAAACATTCGCGGAACACAATGTCCACCATGGCGCTTCGAACTATAGCCATTGGTTGGAGACGGAACGGCGAATTAGAGAGCAGCTACGGCAGCTCATTAACGCCCCGTCCAGCGATGATATAGCGTTGCTGAAAAACACCTCCGAAGGTCTGTCTTTTGTCGCCAGCGGGATCGCGTGGAGCGCCGGTGACAACATCGTGATTTCAGCCGAGGAGTTTCCGAGCAATCGTATTCCTTGGGAAGCGCTGCAAGCGCGCGGTGTGGCCGTGCGTCCGATCGAGTTGCTGAATGACCATCCCTGTCCGGAACAGCCGTTGCTCGATGCATGCGACAGGCGTACCCGGCTGCTTGCGATCAGCTCCGTGCAATACGCGAGCGGTTTTCGGGTTGATCTCGATTTGATTGGGGCCCACTGCCGAAAACATGGGATATTACTTTGCGTTGACGCGATTCAAACGCTCGGAGCGTTGAATTTCGACGTGAGCGCCTGTCACGCCGATTTTGTCGCCGCCGACGCCCACAAATGGATGCTCGGCCCGGAGGGCATCGCCCTTTTTTATGTCAATTCGGCCATCCGCGACGAAATCGCGCTGAGCGAGTTCGGCTGGCACATGACACAGGATCCGAACGACTTCGACCGCAAGGACTGGCTTCCTGCGGATTCGGCGCGGCGGTTTGAATGCGGGAGCCCGAACCTGCTTGGAGTACATGCCTTGTCGGCCAGCTTGTCGCTGCTGCACGAGATCGGCATGGCCGCTATCTCTAGAATAGTGTTGAATAATACGAGTTATCTTACTGATCTTATTATACTACATCATGATTTAGAGCTGTGCTCCCCGGCACATCTGGCGCACCAGTCTGGTATCGTGAGCTTCCGTCACCGCCGTGTTCCGAGCGAAAGCCTCTATCGAAAACTTCGCGCGGAGGGTGTCGTTTGCGCGATTCGCGGCGGCGCAATTCGATTTTCACCTCACTTTTATACTCCGCGCGATCAACTTGACCGCGCCCTTGAGCTGGTCACGGATCGCTAA